In Nostocoides sp. HKS02, the DNA window GGGTCTCGGTCGCGCTGCACGCCTTCGAGCACGGCATCGCGTGCGACGACCGCCAGGTCGATTCCCTCGCCGGACAAGAAGATCCGTTCGCACATGGTCAGGTTCGCGACCGCCGCGACGAGCCGCCCGAGGGCGAGGCCCGACGCATGCACGATGGCCCGAGCGGCGGGGTCCCCCGCGCGCGCCAGCTGCATGACCTCGTCGTACGTCACGTCGCGGCGCAGCGCCAGCGCCGCCTGCGCGGTCACGCCGGTGATGCTGAGCATGGTGTCGGCACAACCGCGGTGGCCATCGGCGCACCACGGTCCGTCGGGGTCGACGGGGAAGTGGCCGACCAGGCCGACGCCGGCATCGGGACTCGTGACGAGGCGGCGGTGCGTGACCAGGCCGTAGCCGACCCCCGCGCCGATGGTGAGGATGGCGAAGCTGTCCACGTCACGGCCGTCTCCGAACCACTGCTCGGCCACGGTGAGCGCCACCAGGTCGTTCTCGATGACGGTGGGCAGCCCCAGCGTCTGGGTGGCGAGGTCGGCCAGCGGGACGTCTGTCCAGTGCAGGAACGGCGCGCGGGTGACGAGCCGGTGGTCGGGGGTGCTTCCGCCGAGGCTCAGGCCCAGCCCGCTGACGCGGTCGACGTCACCCAGGCGCGGGAGCAGCGTCCGGATCGCCTCGACCACGTCGGCTGGGTCCTGCGAGGGAAGGGGTGCCTCGGCCGCAGCCTGGATCTCGGCGCGCAGGTTGGTGCGCACGGCGTGGAGCGTGTCGCCGGCGAGCTTGACGCCGATGAACGAGTGGGCGCCCGCGGCGATGTCGAGCGGTCGCGCCGGGCGCCCGAGGCGGCCGACGACCGGCTCGTCGGCGGGCACCAGCAGTCCCCGCTCGACGAGGGGCGCACTCAGGCGCGTCAGCGTCGGAGCCGACACGCCGAGACGGTCCGCGAGTTCCCGTCGCGACAGGGGACCATGGATCAGGACGGTGAGCGCGAGGTCGCGGGCCAGGCCGTCAAGGTCCCCGCTCCCCGCGGCCCCGGTCCAGGGCCCCTCAGCCGTGTCGGTCCCCATGCCCCCGCCTTCCTCCGTTGCCGTCGTCCACTGGTGATCGGTCGTG includes these proteins:
- a CDS encoding ROK family transcriptional regulator, with the translated sequence MGTDTAEGPWTGAAGSGDLDGLARDLALTVLIHGPLSRRELADRLGVSAPTLTRLSAPLVERGLLVPADEPVVGRLGRPARPLDIAAGAHSFIGVKLAGDTLHAVRTNLRAEIQAAAEAPLPSQDPADVVEAIRTLLPRLGDVDRVSGLGLSLGGSTPDHRLVTRAPFLHWTDVPLADLATQTLGLPTVIENDLVALTVAEQWFGDGRDVDSFAILTIGAGVGYGLVTHRRLVTSPDAGVGLVGHFPVDPDGPWCADGHRGCADTMLSITGVTAQAALALRRDVTYDEVMQLARAGDPAARAIVHASGLALGRLVAAVANLTMCERIFLSGEGIDLAVVARDAVLEGVQRDRDPNAAPVDLVIQPHDADLWARGAASVAIQQFVLSRDS